One window from the genome of Streptomyces sp. NBC_00287 encodes:
- a CDS encoding family 43 glycosylhydrolase, which translates to MRPRLLLVACLSLLLALLTAPPGTAHSGAPPVKNPKYAGYLFAYFTGEGTADGEQIRYALSRGNDALHWRELNAGKPVLTSTIGEKGLRDPFVIRSPEGDKFYMIATDLRMYRNSSGSWDQVQRHGSKSIMVWESTDLVNWTDQRLVKVSPDTAGNTWAPEAYWDESLGEYVVFWASKLYAEDDPDHTGSTYNKMLYATTKDFRTFSEPKVWNDPGYSVIDSTVVEHEGTYYRYTKDERDPTSGSPCSKFITGEKSTSLTSTKYDFVADCIGNGAMDRGEGPTVFKSNTEEKWYLFIDEYGGRGYLPFETTDLDSGQWTPSTDYQLPASPRHGTVIPVTQQEYDRLLAAYPESPASIVDATARGQKGYALVTESASKVVLPMQPDADLRHLAPKLWLGAGATVSPKSGTRRDFRTPQTYTVTAPDGTTRTWTVEAVPTRSPVLPGLNADPDVRYMDGEYWIYPTTDGFRGWGGTQFKAYSSKDLVHWKDHGVILDLGPDVSWADKYAWAPAIAERDGKYYFYFCAEQQIGVAVADSPAGPFKDALGKPLVAKGGSWSGQMIDPAVFTDDDGTSYLYWGNGRGYVVPLNDDMVSFDAAQVKDITPANFREGSFVVKRQGTYYLMWSEDDTRSENYHVAYATGPSPLGPWTKRGTILSKRPEYGIKGTGHHSVVNAPGTDDWYIVYHRFALNGPGLPGGDGTHRETTVDRLRFAADGTIEPVVPTLESIRPVKR; encoded by the coding sequence CTCTCGCTGCTTCTGGCCCTGCTCACCGCCCCGCCAGGCACCGCCCACTCAGGAGCACCGCCCGTGAAGAACCCGAAGTACGCCGGCTATCTCTTCGCCTACTTCACCGGCGAGGGCACCGCCGACGGCGAGCAGATCCGCTACGCCCTCAGCCGGGGCAACGACGCCCTGCACTGGCGTGAACTCAACGCGGGTAAGCCGGTGCTGACCTCGACCATCGGCGAGAAGGGCCTGCGCGACCCGTTCGTGATCCGCTCCCCCGAGGGCGACAAGTTCTACATGATCGCCACCGATCTGCGCATGTACCGTAATTCCAGCGGCAGTTGGGACCAGGTCCAGCGGCACGGCAGCAAGTCCATCATGGTCTGGGAGTCCACCGACCTGGTCAACTGGACCGACCAGCGCCTGGTGAAGGTCTCCCCCGACACCGCGGGCAACACCTGGGCGCCGGAGGCGTACTGGGACGAGTCCCTCGGCGAGTACGTCGTCTTCTGGGCGTCCAAGCTGTACGCCGAGGACGACCCGGACCACACCGGCTCGACGTACAACAAGATGCTGTACGCGACGACGAAGGACTTCCGCACCTTCAGCGAGCCCAAGGTGTGGAACGACCCCGGCTATTCGGTGATCGACTCCACGGTCGTCGAGCACGAGGGCACCTACTACCGCTACACCAAGGACGAGCGGGACCCCACATCGGGAAGCCCCTGCTCGAAGTTCATCACCGGCGAGAAGTCGACATCGCTCACCTCGACGAAGTACGACTTCGTCGCCGACTGCATCGGCAACGGCGCGATGGACCGCGGCGAGGGGCCGACGGTGTTCAAGTCGAACACCGAGGAGAAGTGGTACCTGTTCATCGACGAGTACGGCGGCCGGGGCTATCTCCCCTTCGAGACCACCGACCTCGACTCCGGACAGTGGACCCCGTCCACGGACTACCAACTCCCCGCGAGCCCACGGCACGGCACGGTCATCCCGGTGACACAGCAGGAGTACGACCGGCTGCTCGCCGCCTACCCGGAGAGCCCCGCCTCGATCGTGGACGCGACCGCGCGCGGCCAGAAGGGGTACGCCCTCGTCACCGAGTCCGCGAGCAAGGTCGTCCTGCCCATGCAGCCGGACGCCGACCTGAGACACCTCGCCCCGAAGCTCTGGCTCGGCGCGGGCGCGACCGTGAGCCCGAAGTCGGGCACCCGCCGCGACTTCCGCACGCCGCAGACGTACACCGTCACCGCGCCCGACGGCACGACCCGCACCTGGACGGTGGAGGCGGTGCCGACCCGCAGCCCGGTTCTGCCGGGGCTGAACGCCGACCCTGATGTGCGGTACATGGACGGCGAGTACTGGATCTACCCGACGACCGACGGCTTCCGCGGCTGGGGCGGGACGCAGTTCAAGGCGTACTCCTCGAAGGACCTGGTCCACTGGAAGGACCACGGGGTCATCCTCGACCTGGGCCCGGATGTGTCCTGGGCGGACAAGTACGCCTGGGCGCCGGCGATCGCGGAGCGGGACGGCAAGTACTACTTCTACTTCTGTGCCGAGCAGCAGATCGGCGTGGCGGTGGCCGACTCCCCCGCGGGCCCGTTCAAGGACGCGCTCGGCAAACCCCTGGTGGCGAAGGGCGGTTCATGGAGCGGCCAGATGATCGACCCGGCCGTTTTCACGGACGACGACGGGACGTCGTATCTCTACTGGGGCAACGGACGTGGCTATGTCGTCCCTCTCAACGACGACATGGTGTCCTTCGACGCGGCACAGGTGAAGGACATCACCCCGGCGAACTTCCGTGAGGGCTCCTTCGTCGTCAAGCGCCAGGGCACGTACTACTTGATGTGGTCCGAGGACGACACCCGCAGCGAGAACTACCACGTCGCCTACGCCACCGGCCCGTCCCCGCTCGGCCCGTGGACCAAGCGGGGCACGATCCTGTCCAAGCGCCCCGAGTACGGCATCAAGGGCACCGGCCATCACTCGGTGGTGAACGCGCCCGGCACCGACGACTGGTACATCGTCTACCACCGCTTCGCCCTGAACGGCCCCGGCCTCCCCGGCGGGGACGGCACCCACCGGGAGACGACCGTCGACCGCCTGCGCTTCGCGGCCGACGGCACGATCGAACCGGTGGTGCCGACCCTGGAGTCGATCAGGCCGGTCAAGCGGTAG
- a CDS encoding pectinesterase family protein, with protein MRRRTVLAGLTAGLVATASGSALAHGRRVLHVRLGDSVQAAVDAVTGPGWTIVVHPGTYREVVKVPVGTAELTLRGATRDPRDAVIVHDNANGTQKPDGSGTYGTAGSATFASAAPGLTVRDLTLANDWLRADHPEITGTQAVAAYVTGDRSRFENVRLLAHQDTLFVDTSALDAFDRQYFHRCYIEGDVDFVFGRATAVFERCHFHTLQRDVNFTPKGMVFAPSTARANPYGILAVRSRITSGAEDGAYKLARPWVPSYETTAWPSLVVRDTWIGPGIDPVAPYTNMREAYPWQTMRFGEYANSGPGAVISVPENRPQLSPEEAESHTRHTYLGDWQPR; from the coding sequence ATGCGCAGGCGCACCGTCCTGGCGGGCCTCACGGCGGGACTGGTGGCGACGGCATCCGGATCCGCCCTCGCCCACGGCCGCCGTGTGCTGCACGTCCGCCTCGGTGACTCCGTACAGGCCGCCGTGGACGCGGTCACCGGCCCCGGCTGGACGATCGTCGTGCACCCGGGCACCTATCGGGAAGTCGTCAAAGTCCCTGTCGGCACAGCAGAGTTGACACTGCGCGGCGCCACCCGCGACCCGCGCGACGCCGTCATCGTCCACGACAACGCCAACGGCACCCAGAAACCGGACGGTTCCGGCACCTACGGCACCGCAGGCTCCGCCACCTTCGCCTCGGCGGCGCCCGGACTCACCGTCCGCGATCTCACCCTCGCCAACGACTGGCTGCGCGCCGACCACCCCGAGATCACCGGCACCCAGGCGGTGGCGGCGTATGTGACAGGGGACCGGTCGCGCTTCGAGAACGTCCGCCTGCTCGCCCACCAGGACACCCTCTTCGTCGACACGAGTGCCCTGGACGCCTTCGACCGGCAGTACTTCCACCGCTGCTACATCGAAGGCGACGTCGACTTCGTCTTCGGTCGGGCGACCGCCGTCTTCGAGCGCTGTCACTTCCACACCCTGCAACGGGACGTGAACTTCACCCCCAAGGGCATGGTCTTCGCCCCCTCCACGGCCCGCGCCAACCCCTACGGCATCCTCGCGGTCCGCTCCCGCATCACCTCGGGTGCCGAGGACGGGGCGTACAAGTTGGCGAGGCCCTGGGTCCCGTCGTACGAGACCACCGCCTGGCCCTCACTGGTCGTCCGGGACACCTGGATCGGTCCCGGTATCGATCCCGTCGCGCCCTACACCAACATGCGGGAGGCGTACCCCTGGCAGACCATGCGCTTCGGGGAGTACGCCAACTCCGGGCCCGGCGCGGTGATCTCCGTCCCCGAGAACCGTCCCCAACTCAGCCCAGAAGAAGCCGAGTCGCACACCAGGCACACCTACTTGGGCGACTGGCAGCCCCGCTGA